TCTGCTGAGCGTGAGGTTTCGTTAGATAGTGGTAAAGCGGTACTTGAAGCATTGGTACGTTCAGGGGTAAATGCAGAAGCATTTGATCCGCAAGAGCGCAGCGTTACAGAACTTGTTCAATATGATCGTGCATTCATCGTATTGCATGGTCGTGGTGGTGAAGATGGTCAAATTCAGGGCACCTTGGAGTGGATGAATATTCCCTACACCGGTACAGGTGTACAAGGCTCTGCGATTGGGATGGACAAAGTCAAAACCAAGCAAATTTGGCAAGGATCTGAATTACCGACAGCGCCGTATCGCATTGTGACGCAACAAACCAATGTCGCTGACGTGGTTGAAGCATTGGATTTACCCTTAATTATTAAACCTGTACATGAAGGCTCGAGTGTCGGCATGAGTAAGGTTGAAAAAGCCGAAGATTTAGCAGAAGCAATTGCCAAAGCAACTCAACATGATGCGGTGGTGATGGCTGAAAAGTGGATCACAGGTCGTGAATTTACCATTTCATTTTTAAATGGTCAGGCTTTACCGGTGATTCGTTTGCAACCCCCTGCAGACGTTGCTTTTTATGACTATGAAGCAAAATACAACCGCAATGATGTGGAATATGGTATTCCATGTGGTTTAACGCCTGAAGAAGAAAAACAATTACAGGAAGTATGTACCCGAGCATTCCAAGCGGTGGGTGCGAGTGGTTGGGGACGTATTGATGCCATGCAAGATGAACAAGGCAATTTCTGGTTGTTAGAGGTGAATACCGTGCCAGGCATGACCAGTCATTCTTTGGTGCCTAAGGCTGCACAAGCGGTGGGCTATAGTTTTGATGAATTATGTGTTGCCATTTTGGAACAAACCTTAGCAAAAGATACGCATTAATTTATGGCACAGCTTCCAGCGTCAATGCGCCGTAAACGAGCGGCAATTACATCGATTCATGAAAAGCCACCCACCCGCAAAGAGAAAATGCTGGTTGCGGGTGGATGGCTGTTATTGATCTTTGCTTTTCTGGTGCTTTTATCCGGTATCTATGCAGCATATCGTGTGATTACCGATGCAAAAGTGGCGACTTTGGAAGTGGTTGGGACAGGTTCTGCTGTTGAAAAACAGCAGTTGATGACCCATTT
The sequence above is drawn from the Acinetobacter lanii genome and encodes:
- a CDS encoding D-alanine--D-alanine ligase is translated as MSNASKFGKVAVLLGGKSAEREVSLDSGKAVLEALVRSGVNAEAFDPQERSVTELVQYDRAFIVLHGRGGEDGQIQGTLEWMNIPYTGTGVQGSAIGMDKVKTKQIWQGSELPTAPYRIVTQQTNVADVVEALDLPLIIKPVHEGSSVGMSKVEKAEDLAEAIAKATQHDAVVMAEKWITGREFTISFLNGQALPVIRLQPPADVAFYDYEAKYNRNDVEYGIPCGLTPEEEKQLQEVCTRAFQAVGASGWGRIDAMQDEQGNFWLLEVNTVPGMTSHSLVPKAAQAVGYSFDELCVAILEQTLAKDTH